One genomic segment of Ancylobacter sp. IITR112 includes these proteins:
- a CDS encoding NAD(P)H-quinone oxidoreductase: MKAITFDDFGAADVLRLTDAPIPEVRPGDVLVKVHAAGVNRADLLQRQGYYGHQRDGDSDLLGLEVAGEVAAFGTDVTDIRPGERVMGIVGGGAYAEYARVDRAMAVRIPDNLDFAEAAAVMESFVTGWEAAVHLGETASGTAVLIHAAAGGVGSAAVEIAHALGARVFATANVERRADVLALGAEAVFDYRSEDFEQGVRSATGGRGVDVIVDFVGGDYLARNLRSLAPGGRLVQVGLLGGQDSASIPLSLLLHNHLRLIGTVMKSRTVEEKRAMVRRFAEGALPMFTEGRLKPLVGKVFTLAQAAEAHRAMEAGGGFGKIVLKVTA; this comes from the coding sequence ATGAAGGCGATCACCTTTGATGATTTCGGTGCGGCGGACGTGCTCCGCCTCACCGATGCGCCCATACCGGAGGTCCGCCCCGGCGATGTTCTGGTGAAAGTGCATGCGGCCGGGGTCAACCGCGCGGATCTGCTGCAGCGTCAGGGCTATTATGGTCACCAGCGCGATGGCGACAGCGACCTGCTCGGGCTGGAAGTGGCCGGCGAGGTGGCGGCGTTCGGCACCGATGTCACCGACATCCGCCCCGGCGAGCGGGTGATGGGCATCGTCGGCGGCGGCGCCTATGCCGAATATGCCCGCGTCGACCGCGCCATGGCGGTGCGCATTCCTGACAACCTCGATTTCGCCGAGGCGGCGGCGGTTATGGAGTCCTTCGTCACCGGCTGGGAAGCCGCCGTGCATCTCGGCGAGACCGCTTCCGGGACCGCCGTGCTCATCCACGCGGCGGCCGGCGGCGTCGGCTCCGCCGCGGTGGAAATCGCCCATGCCCTCGGCGCCCGCGTCTTCGCCACCGCCAATGTCGAGCGGCGCGCCGACGTTCTGGCACTGGGCGCGGAGGCCGTGTTCGACTATCGCAGCGAGGACTTCGAGCAGGGCGTGCGTAGCGCCACCGGCGGGCGCGGTGTGGACGTGATCGTCGACTTCGTTGGCGGCGACTATCTCGCCCGCAATCTGCGCAGCCTCGCGCCGGGCGGACGCCTCGTTCAGGTCGGCCTGCTGGGCGGACAGGATAGCGCCAGCATTCCGCTCTCGCTCCTGCTGCACAATCATTTGCGTCTCATCGGCACGGTGATGAAATCGCGCACGGTGGAGGAGAAGCGCGCCATGGTGCGGCGCTTCGCGGAAGGCGCGCTGCCGATGTTCACTGAGGGCCGGTTGAAGCCGCTGGTGGGTAAGGTCTTTACGCTGGCGCAGGCTGCCGAGGCGCATCGCGCCATGGAGGCGGGCGGCGGGTTCGGCAAGATCGTGCTGAAGGTGACCGCGTGA
- a CDS encoding FdhF/YdeP family oxidoreductase yields MGIVKTIRPYHEPAGGWGALKAMGTALVEQDIALSGMATLSRMNQHGGFDCPGCGWADPKTPSPFEYCENGGKAVAWEATTKRCTPDFFAAHTVSELEAFTDFELEMQGRLTHPMRYDAYTDTYVPVSWDEAFAIVAAHLNALPDPNMADFYTSGRASNEAAFLYQLFAREYGTNNFPDCSNMCHEATSVGLPQSLGVGKGTVLLEDFEKADCIFIFGQNPGTNSPRMMTELRNASRRGATIMSFNPFRERALERFQAPQNPVEMATLTSTPISQRLFQVRVGGDVALIKGIMKLMVEADEAARAEGRGPVLDWDFIHGHTTGIDALIADLKATQWQDIERKSGIARSDIAVAADAYMKAERAILVFGMGITQHRHGTQNVQQLANLALLRGNIGREGAGICPVRGHSNVQGDRTVGITEVPTDALLDALEARFGFAPPRAPGHNVVSALEAMVRGEARVFIGLGGNFSAAIPDWEQTQAAMRRLDLTVHVSTKLNRSHLVHGREALILPCLGRTEIDEQAGGPQAVTVEDSMSMVHASRGHNRPASAHLKSEPAIIAGMARATLGARSQIAWEELIADYARIREDIEAVFPIFQGYNSRIEQPGGFHLTSLARERIWATPSGKANLLVCEGLCEDPSVDDPQALWLTTVRSHDQYNTTLYSLSDRYRGVYGQRDVIFLNAQEMERRGLKADDRVDIVTVAQDGIERAVRGFRIVPYSFPDGSCAAYYPETNPLVPLYAHDPQSFTPSSKGVPVRLVKTTTQMGAH; encoded by the coding sequence ATGGGCATCGTCAAGACCATTCGTCCCTATCATGAACCAGCCGGCGGCTGGGGCGCCCTGAAGGCAATGGGCACCGCGCTGGTCGAGCAGGATATCGCCCTCTCCGGCATGGCCACCTTGTCGCGCATGAACCAGCATGGCGGCTTCGACTGCCCCGGCTGCGGCTGGGCCGACCCGAAGACCCCCTCGCCGTTTGAATATTGTGAGAATGGCGGCAAGGCGGTGGCGTGGGAGGCGACCACGAAGCGCTGCACCCCCGATTTCTTCGCCGCCCACACCGTGTCCGAGCTGGAGGCCTTCACTGATTTTGAGCTGGAGATGCAGGGGCGCCTGACCCATCCCATGCGTTACGACGCCTACACCGACACCTATGTGCCAGTGAGCTGGGACGAGGCCTTCGCAATCGTCGCGGCGCATCTCAATGCGTTGCCGGACCCGAATATGGCGGATTTCTACACCTCGGGCCGCGCCTCCAACGAGGCCGCGTTTCTCTACCAGCTCTTCGCCCGGGAATACGGCACCAACAACTTTCCCGACTGCTCCAATATGTGCCACGAGGCCACCAGCGTCGGCCTGCCGCAGTCGCTAGGCGTCGGCAAAGGAACGGTGCTGCTGGAGGATTTCGAGAAGGCCGACTGCATCTTCATCTTCGGCCAGAACCCCGGCACTAATTCCCCGCGCATGATGACGGAACTGCGCAACGCCTCGCGGCGCGGCGCCACCATCATGTCGTTCAACCCGTTCCGTGAGCGGGCGCTGGAGCGCTTCCAGGCGCCGCAGAACCCGGTGGAGATGGCGACCCTCACCTCGACGCCGATTTCCCAGCGCCTGTTTCAGGTCCGGGTCGGCGGCGATGTCGCGCTCATCAAGGGCATCATGAAGCTGATGGTCGAGGCGGACGAGGCTGCCCGCGCGGAGGGGCGTGGCCCGGTGCTGGACTGGGATTTCATCCACGGCCACACCACTGGCATCGACGCGCTGATCGCCGATCTGAAGGCGACGCAATGGCAGGATATCGAACGTAAATCCGGCATTGCGCGGTCCGATATCGCCGTTGCCGCCGACGCCTATATGAAAGCGGAACGGGCCATCCTCGTCTTCGGCATGGGCATCACCCAGCACCGCCACGGCACGCAGAATGTCCAGCAACTCGCCAATCTCGCGCTTCTGCGCGGCAATATCGGCCGCGAGGGTGCCGGCATCTGCCCGGTGCGCGGCCATTCCAACGTGCAGGGCGACCGCACCGTCGGCATCACCGAGGTGCCGACCGATGCCCTGCTCGATGCGCTTGAGGCGCGGTTCGGCTTCGCGCCGCCCCGGGCGCCCGGCCACAATGTCGTCTCGGCGCTGGAGGCCATGGTGCGCGGCGAGGCCCGGGTGTTCATCGGGCTGGGCGGCAATTTCTCAGCCGCGATCCCGGACTGGGAGCAGACCCAGGCCGCCATGCGCCGGCTCGACCTCACCGTTCATGTCTCGACCAAACTGAACCGTAGCCATCTCGTCCATGGGCGCGAGGCGCTGATCCTGCCCTGCCTCGGCCGCACCGAGATTGACGAGCAGGCCGGTGGCCCGCAGGCGGTCACGGTCGAGGATTCCATGTCGATGGTGCACGCCTCTCGCGGCCATAACCGGCCGGCTTCCGCGCACCTGAAGAGCGAGCCCGCCATCATCGCCGGCATGGCACGCGCGACGCTCGGCGCGCGCTCCCAGATCGCATGGGAGGAACTGATCGCCGACTATGCGCGGATCCGCGAGGACATCGAGGCGGTGTTCCCGATCTTCCAGGGCTACAATTCTCGCATCGAACAGCCGGGCGGTTTCCACCTCACCTCGCTCGCCCGCGAGCGTATCTGGGCGACGCCCTCCGGCAAGGCCAACCTGCTGGTCTGCGAGGGGCTGTGCGAGGACCCGAGCGTCGATGATCCGCAGGCATTGTGGCTGACCACGGTGCGCAGCCACGACCAGTACAACACCACGCTCTATTCGCTCTCCGACCGCTATCGCGGCGTCTACGGCCAGCGCGACGTGATCTTCCTCAACGCGCAGGAGATGGAGCGGCGCGGCCTGAAGGCCGATGACCGGGTCGATATCGTCACCGTGGCGCAAGACGGCATCGAGCGCGCGGTGCGCGGCTTCAGGATCGTGCCCTACAGCTTCCCGGATGGCAGCTGTGCTGCCTATTACCCCGAGACCAACCCACTGGTGCCGCTTTACGCGCATGACCCGCAGAGCTTCACCCCCTCGTCGAAGGGCGTGCCGGTGCGTCTCGTGAAGACCACCACCCAGATGGGAGCCCACTGA
- a CDS encoding cytochrome ubiquinol oxidase subunit I: MDAVALSRLQFAFTIGFHILWPTLTIGTAWFVTVLSALWWRTGNTVYRDLMRFWMRLFALGFGMGVVTGIVLSYEIGTNWAGFSRSVANVLGPLFAYETMTAFFLEAGFIGIMLFGEGRVSKGAHVFACLMVATGALISSTWIIAANSWMQTPAGAVADAEGIFHVVSWWDVIFNASFPYRLAHMVCASFLTCSFVIAGVSAFHLWRGQHVVASRKGFSMALWLALVLAPLQIFIGDLHGRNTMVEQPTKLAAMEGLWETTRGPAMTVIAWPDMAAQKNLFAIDIPHLASLYLTHSWDGEVQGLKAVPPADQPNVPVVFFAFRIMAGIGVVLLATALTGLVLRLRGRLFTARWFQFLTMATTPLGFLAVLAGWTVTEAGRQPWIIYGALRTADAAAPVAAGAVTTSLLIFFAVYNVLLLAFVWFAGRVALKGPIDTSPPTREHPGMERSTLGAFTPSPVPSPMRGTDPARA; this comes from the coding sequence ATGGACGCGGTCGCCCTTTCCCGCCTACAGTTCGCCTTCACCATCGGCTTCCACATATTGTGGCCGACGCTGACCATCGGCACCGCCTGGTTCGTCACCGTGCTGAGCGCCCTGTGGTGGCGCACCGGCAACACGGTCTATCGCGACCTGATGCGGTTCTGGATGCGGCTGTTCGCGCTCGGCTTCGGCATGGGCGTCGTCACCGGCATCGTGCTGAGCTACGAGATCGGCACCAACTGGGCTGGCTTCTCCCGCTCGGTCGCCAATGTGCTGGGGCCGCTCTTCGCCTATGAGACGATGACCGCCTTCTTCCTGGAGGCCGGCTTCATCGGCATCATGCTGTTCGGCGAAGGGCGGGTGTCGAAGGGCGCCCATGTCTTCGCCTGCCTGATGGTGGCGACGGGCGCGCTGATCTCCTCCACCTGGATCATCGCCGCCAATAGCTGGATGCAGACCCCGGCCGGCGCGGTGGCGGATGCCGAGGGCATCTTCCATGTGGTGAGCTGGTGGGACGTGATCTTCAATGCCTCCTTCCCCTATCGCCTCGCCCATATGGTGTGCGCGAGCTTCCTGACCTGTTCCTTCGTCATCGCCGGCGTCTCGGCGTTCCATCTCTGGCGCGGCCAGCATGTGGTGGCCTCGCGCAAAGGATTTTCCATGGCGCTGTGGCTGGCGCTGGTGCTGGCGCCGCTGCAGATCTTCATCGGCGACCTGCATGGCCGCAACACCATGGTGGAGCAGCCGACCAAGCTCGCGGCGATGGAGGGGCTGTGGGAGACGACCCGAGGGCCGGCGATGACCGTGATCGCCTGGCCGGACATGGCGGCGCAGAAGAACCTCTTCGCCATCGACATTCCGCACCTCGCCAGCCTCTACCTCACCCATAGCTGGGACGGCGAAGTGCAGGGGCTGAAGGCGGTGCCGCCGGCCGACCAGCCCAATGTGCCGGTGGTGTTCTTCGCCTTCCGCATCATGGCCGGCATCGGCGTGGTGCTGCTCGCCACCGCACTCACCGGCTTGGTGCTGCGGCTGCGGGGACGGCTGTTCACCGCCCGCTGGTTCCAGTTTCTCACCATGGCGACGACCCCGCTCGGCTTCCTCGCTGTGCTGGCCGGCTGGACGGTGACGGAAGCGGGGCGGCAGCCCTGGATCATCTATGGCGCGCTGCGCACAGCGGATGCGGCCGCGCCGGTGGCGGCCGGGGCGGTGACGACCAGCCTGCTGATCTTCTTCGCGGTCTACAATGTGCTGCTGCTGGCCTTCGTCTGGTTCGCCGGGCGGGTCGCCCTGAAGGGGCCGATCGATACGTCGCCGCCGACCCGCGAGCACCCCGGCATGGAGCGCAGCACGCTCGGCGCCTTCACCCCGTCTCCTGTCCCGTCGCCCATGCGCGGCACCGACCCAGCGAGGGCCTGA
- the cydB gene encoding cytochrome d ubiquinol oxidase subunit II: MTELLQADYIPLVFAAVAVFCVTVYVLADGLDLGVGILFLAAPRDADRDLMMASIEPVWDGNETWLVMGGTLLFAAFPAGYYILLPAFYLPIMFMLFALIFRGVAFGFRLQATRLRLVWDIAFFAGSVLATFCQGLILGGLINGVPVENGMFAGGPFSFLSLLGVLCGVGLVGGYALIGAGWLIWKTDGATQVFAREIAHAALILTGAMMVLVSGWSAWSVPDVATRWFALPNLFLLAPVPLVTLAVVFALWHGIWEGAQLRTFLLALALFALGLIGLIVSLWPYLVPRHVTVWDGMSDPQSLAFLAVGVAVIIPIVLAYQAHAYWVFRGKTKHETGAYGGSGG, translated from the coding sequence ATGACCGAACTTCTGCAGGCGGACTATATCCCGCTGGTCTTCGCCGCCGTCGCCGTGTTCTGCGTCACGGTCTATGTGCTCGCCGACGGGCTCGATCTCGGCGTCGGCATCCTCTTCCTCGCCGCCCCGCGCGACGCTGACCGCGACCTGATGATGGCGTCGATCGAGCCGGTGTGGGACGGCAACGAGACCTGGCTTGTCATGGGCGGCACGCTGCTCTTCGCTGCCTTTCCCGCCGGCTACTACATCCTGCTGCCGGCCTTCTATCTGCCGATCATGTTCATGCTGTTCGCGCTGATCTTCCGCGGCGTGGCATTCGGCTTCCGCCTTCAGGCGACGCGCCTCCGCCTCGTCTGGGACATCGCCTTCTTCGCCGGCTCCGTGCTGGCGACCTTCTGCCAGGGGCTGATCCTGGGCGGGCTGATCAATGGCGTGCCGGTGGAGAACGGCATGTTCGCCGGCGGGCCGTTCAGCTTCCTCAGCCTGCTCGGCGTGCTGTGCGGGGTCGGCCTGGTCGGCGGCTACGCGCTGATCGGCGCCGGCTGGCTGATCTGGAAGACCGATGGCGCGACGCAGGTCTTCGCCCGCGAGATCGCCCATGCCGCGCTGATCCTCACCGGCGCGATGATGGTGCTGGTGAGCGGGTGGAGTGCGTGGAGCGTGCCGGACGTGGCCACGCGGTGGTTCGCCCTGCCGAACCTCTTCCTGCTCGCGCCCGTGCCGCTGGTGACGCTCGCGGTTGTCTTCGCGCTGTGGCACGGCATCTGGGAAGGCGCGCAGCTCCGTACCTTCCTGCTCGCGCTCGCCCTGTTCGCCCTCGGGCTAATCGGGCTCATCGTCAGCCTCTGGCCCTATCTCGTCCCCCGCCACGTCACGGTGTGGGACGGCATGTCCGACCCGCAGTCGCTCGCCTTCCTCGCCGTGGGGGTCGCGGTCATCATCCCGATCGTCCTCGCCTATCAGGCGCACGCCTATTGGGTGTTCCGCGGTAAGACCAAGCATGAAACCGGCGCTTATGGTGGTAGTGGCGGATAA
- a CDS encoding GFA family protein — protein MTSDTKKRFGQCHCGAVRFQVALNDGLSSIRRCTCSYCLMRGAVVAMAEMGGIELLQGEEVLTSYHFHTGPAQHFFCSRCGIYTHHQRRSDQQLYAVNVACLNGVSPFDFPEVPVMDGINHTSDAGKPPRRAGTLLFIPFN, from the coding sequence ATGACAAGTGACACGAAAAAGCGTTTTGGCCAGTGCCATTGCGGGGCGGTGCGCTTCCAGGTGGCGCTCAACGACGGTTTGAGTTCGATCCGGCGTTGCACCTGTTCCTATTGCCTTATGCGCGGCGCGGTCGTCGCGATGGCCGAAATGGGCGGGATCGAACTGCTGCAGGGGGAAGAGGTGCTGACCAGCTACCATTTCCACACCGGCCCCGCGCAGCACTTCTTCTGTTCGCGTTGCGGGATCTACACCCACCATCAGCGCCGCTCGGACCAGCAGCTGTACGCGGTCAACGTCGCCTGCCTCAACGGCGTAAGCCCGTTCGATTTCCCCGAAGTGCCGGTCATGGATGGCATCAACCACACCAGCGACGCCGGAAAGCCGCCTCGCCGGGCTGGGACGCTGCTGTTCATTCCGTTCAACTGA
- a CDS encoding zinc ribbon domain-containing protein has product MNGATYAPRRKNLNEDFPLRGYVLCADCDTPLTACWSKGSHGRYPYYLCPKRG; this is encoded by the coding sequence CTGAACGGTGCGACCTATGCACCCCGCCGCAAGAACCTCAACGAGGACTTCCCGCTTCGCGGCTATGTCCTCTGCGCCGACTGCGACACGCCTCTGACCGCCTGCTGGTCTAAAGGGTCGCACGGCCGCTATCCCTACTATCTGTGCCCCAAGCGAGGCTGA
- a CDS encoding SMP-30/gluconolactonase/LRE family protein, whose product MTRGPISSRPTFRVVAQTGDALGEAPLWHPVDGHLYWLDLALTRLHRMDGEGRVETRRIDRPPPLGAIVAGDGPGRLILSASDGLWLYDWERDGMEQLGHPEAGRGGVGYNDAKVDRWGRLWIGTSDLAERDPRGALWCWVPGSPPVLADSGFTVVNGPAFSPDGDVLYLSDSVGRRILAYDLAPDVVGLRNRRVFAEMAIDEGYPDGLTVDADGGVWVAHWDGWRVTRFSSEGERELVIPLPVPRLTSVAFGRQGLAVLFATSARLDLTAPLLEAAPLSGSLFALQTGFVGIAEQTFRGR is encoded by the coding sequence ATGACCCGTGGACCGATCTCCTCGCGCCCGACCTTTCGGGTCGTCGCTCAAACCGGGGACGCACTCGGCGAGGCGCCGCTCTGGCATCCCGTGGATGGCCACCTCTACTGGCTCGACCTGGCCCTCACCCGCCTGCACCGCATGGACGGCGAGGGCCGGGTGGAGACCCGCCGGATCGATCGTCCACCGCCGCTAGGCGCCATCGTCGCCGGCGACGGGCCCGGTCGTCTCATCCTGAGCGCCTCCGACGGCCTGTGGCTGTACGACTGGGAGCGCGACGGCATGGAACAGCTCGGCCATCCCGAAGCAGGACGAGGCGGCGTCGGCTACAACGATGCCAAGGTCGACCGGTGGGGACGCCTCTGGATCGGTACGAGCGATCTTGCCGAGCGCGATCCACGGGGGGCGCTGTGGTGCTGGGTGCCGGGATCGCCTCCCGTTCTGGCGGACAGCGGCTTCACCGTGGTCAACGGACCGGCCTTCTCGCCCGATGGCGATGTGCTCTATCTCAGCGACAGTGTTGGACGGCGGATCCTCGCCTATGATCTTGCGCCCGATGTCGTCGGTCTCCGCAATCGCCGGGTTTTCGCCGAAATGGCGATCGACGAGGGATATCCAGACGGACTGACCGTTGACGCCGACGGGGGTGTCTGGGTGGCGCACTGGGATGGCTGGCGGGTTACCCGCTTCTCGTCGGAGGGGGAGCGCGAGCTTGTGATACCTTTGCCGGTACCGCGCCTTACGAGCGTTGCCTTTGGACGGCAGGGGCTGGCTGTTCTTTTCGCGACCAGTGCGCGGCTGGACCTTACGGCTCCGCTGCTGGAAGCGGCCCCGCTCTCCGGCTCGCTTTTCGCCTTGCAAACGGGCTTCGTGGGGATCGCCGAGCAGACATTCAGAGGTCGGTGA
- a CDS encoding enolase C-terminal domain-like protein encodes MKIEAVDFFYLAMPEITTAADGSQDALVVRVTAGGHIGWGECEAAPLPSIAAFVCPMSHGACQPVQSAVLGQRLDGPQDIARMAAQVEYDSMDLLQAAHTWSGIEMALWDLLGKARGEPVWKLLGYDRTCRKTPYASQLFGDTPQETLERGRRSRAQGFRAVKFGWGPIGRGALGVDVDHFVAAREGLGADGILLVDVGQIFGEDVERASERLPALEAARATWLEEPFAASAYGEYAALGARSTVKMAGGEGAHNFHMARNLIDFGGIGYVQIDCGRIGGIGPAKRVADHARAKGVTYVNHTFTSNLALSASLQPFAGVAEATLCEFPVALQPLAVELTANHIERDSNGEIAAPEAPGLGVEIDPAALERYRVDVEISVGGRILFASRAGDDASSAVMTAMDVAS; translated from the coding sequence ATGAAGATCGAAGCCGTCGACTTTTTCTATCTGGCCATGCCCGAGATCACTACCGCGGCCGATGGCAGCCAGGACGCCCTCGTCGTGCGCGTCACGGCCGGCGGCCATATCGGCTGGGGCGAGTGCGAAGCGGCTCCGTTGCCCTCCATCGCCGCGTTCGTCTGCCCGATGTCGCATGGCGCCTGCCAGCCGGTACAAAGCGCGGTGCTTGGCCAGCGGCTCGACGGGCCGCAGGACATCGCCCGCATGGCCGCGCAGGTCGAATATGATAGCATGGACTTGCTACAGGCCGCGCACACATGGTCGGGCATCGAGATGGCGCTGTGGGACCTACTCGGCAAGGCGCGCGGCGAGCCGGTCTGGAAGCTGCTCGGCTATGACCGTACCTGCCGCAAGACGCCTTACGCCTCGCAGCTTTTCGGCGACACGCCGCAGGAGACGCTGGAGCGCGGCCGGCGCTCGCGCGCCCAGGGATTCCGGGCCGTGAAGTTTGGCTGGGGCCCGATCGGACGCGGCGCGCTGGGTGTCGATGTCGATCATTTCGTCGCCGCTCGCGAGGGGCTGGGCGCCGATGGAATCCTCCTCGTCGATGTCGGCCAAATCTTCGGCGAGGACGTCGAGCGCGCGTCGGAGCGCCTTCCAGCCCTCGAGGCAGCGCGAGCCACGTGGCTGGAAGAGCCGTTCGCCGCCAGCGCCTATGGCGAATATGCCGCGCTCGGCGCGCGCAGCACGGTGAAGATGGCCGGCGGCGAAGGCGCTCATAATTTCCACATGGCCCGCAATCTCATCGATTTCGGCGGCATCGGCTATGTGCAGATTGATTGCGGGCGCATCGGCGGGATCGGACCGGCCAAGCGGGTGGCCGATCATGCGCGGGCCAAGGGCGTCACCTATGTGAACCACACCTTCACCTCGAACCTCGCGCTGAGCGCCTCGCTCCAGCCCTTCGCCGGCGTGGCCGAGGCGACGCTCTGCGAATTTCCGGTGGCGCTGCAGCCGCTCGCGGTGGAACTGACGGCCAACCACATCGAGCGCGACAGCAATGGAGAGATCGCGGCACCCGAGGCGCCGGGCTTGGGGGTTGAGATCGACCCTGCCGCTCTCGAGCGATACCGGGTCGACGTGGAAATTTCCGTCGGGGGCCGTATCCTCTTTGCTTCGCGCGCCGGAGACGATGCCAGCTCGGCCGTTATGACGGCGATGGACGTGGCGTCCTGA
- a CDS encoding ABC transporter permease produces MKQKAPFLDALLGLVAGVGLIALYAPLLATAALSFFQIVRVRGTLGFAPFSLDPYVALLANGEILSALSTSLAVATVSSLLALVLALMFAFYFVSARRGLGIAMQIMVFLPFLLPPIITGLSLLIAFREIDLGRGLVTIIIAHVVFIVPVVYRTVLVRLQLLGSSLTEASLDLGASRGQTLRYVILPQMRPALISGVLLAFAISFDETLITLFVAGSQTTLPIRLWAMMRVGFVPEINALATLIFLCTAAITFAIGLMQRAGERV; encoded by the coding sequence ATGAAGCAGAAGGCGCCATTTCTCGATGCGCTGCTCGGCCTCGTCGCCGGAGTTGGCCTTATTGCCCTCTATGCCCCGCTGCTGGCGACTGCGGCGCTCTCCTTCTTCCAGATCGTGAGGGTGCGCGGCACGCTCGGCTTCGCGCCCTTCTCGCTCGATCCATATGTCGCCCTGCTCGCCAATGGCGAAATTCTCTCGGCGCTCTCGACCTCGCTCGCCGTGGCGACGGTGTCGAGCCTTCTGGCGCTGGTGCTGGCGCTGATGTTCGCCTTCTACTTCGTCTCTGCACGGCGGGGCCTCGGTATTGCCATGCAGATCATGGTGTTCCTGCCGTTCCTGCTGCCGCCGATCATCACCGGCCTCTCGCTGCTGATCGCCTTTCGCGAGATCGATCTCGGCCGCGGGCTGGTGACGATCATCATCGCCCATGTCGTCTTCATCGTGCCGGTGGTGTACCGCACGGTGCTGGTGCGGCTGCAATTGCTAGGCAGCAGCCTTACCGAGGCCTCGCTCGACCTGGGTGCGTCGCGGGGGCAGACTCTGCGCTACGTGATCCTGCCGCAGATGCGACCAGCACTGATTTCCGGTGTCCTCCTGGCCTTTGCCATCTCCTTTGACGAGACGCTGATCACCCTCTTCGTCGCGGGATCGCAGACCACGCTGCCGATCCGCCTGTGGGCGATGATGCGGGTGGGCTTCGTCCCGGAGATCAACGCCCTGGCGACGCTGATCTTTCTGTGCACCGCCGCCATCACCTTCGCCATCGGCCTGATGCAACGCGCCGGCGAGCGTGTCTGA
- a CDS encoding ABC transporter permease produces the protein MTPPLRRDRQDLLRAGLGHALNLGLPLLFVVIPILSFVVVSFWTLQDGQILLIPTLANYRAFFTEGSYLSVYLQTVGLSLQVTMVNVALSTAIALFIFRRTPRMRFLILMSFMLPLFMSYIIKVYSIRSILGQRGLLNEAMLGLGLIDQPIEALLFSRTAIFIALAVLYLPYAILPIYLALDRIPANYLAAGADLGATPLQALRDVVLPLARPGIAAGAVFTFILTFGDFVTPQMVGGTQGFTFGRIVFSQFGLALNWPLGSALAVILLATTLLAVALAGLSLRREHVR, from the coding sequence ATGACCCCCCCCCTTCGACGCGATCGCCAAGACCTCCTGCGCGCCGGCCTTGGCCATGCGCTGAATCTCGGCCTGCCGCTGCTCTTCGTGGTGATCCCGATACTCTCCTTCGTAGTGGTGAGCTTCTGGACGCTGCAGGATGGGCAGATCCTTCTCATCCCGACGCTCGCCAACTACCGCGCCTTCTTCACCGAGGGTAGCTACCTGTCCGTCTATCTGCAGACGGTCGGGCTGTCGCTGCAGGTGACGATGGTCAATGTGGCGCTCTCCACCGCCATCGCGCTGTTCATCTTCCGGCGTACCCCGCGGATGCGCTTCCTGATCCTGATGAGCTTCATGCTGCCGCTGTTCATGAGCTACATCATCAAGGTCTATTCGATCCGCTCCATTCTGGGGCAACGCGGGTTGCTGAACGAAGCCATGCTGGGGCTCGGGCTGATCGATCAGCCGATCGAGGCGCTGCTGTTTTCGCGCACGGCCATCTTCATCGCTCTCGCGGTGCTGTATCTGCCCTATGCGATCCTGCCGATCTATCTGGCATTGGATCGCATCCCGGCGAACTACCTCGCCGCCGGCGCCGACCTCGGCGCCACGCCGCTGCAGGCGCTGCGCGACGTCGTCTTGCCCCTCGCGCGGCCAGGCATCGCGGCTGGCGCGGTGTTCACCTTCATTCTCACCTTCGGTGATTTCGTCACGCCGCAAATGGTGGGTGGCACCCAGGGCTTCACCTTCGGACGCATCGTGTTCAGCCAGTTCGGCCTCGCGCTCAACTGGCCGCTCGGCTCGGCCCTCGCCGTCATTCTGCTCGCTACTACGCTGCTTGCGGTGGCGCTCGCCGGCCTGAGCCTCCGGCGGGAGCATGTGCGATGA